The candidate division WOR-3 bacterium genome includes the window GGAAGAGCCCTACCATGTGACGGCTCTTTTGAGAAATCCCGAAAACGTCGAAATCGCTAAAATGGTCGGTAAAGACGAAGTCGAGCTCGTCTTATCCGGCGAACTTATAGCGAGGATGATGGCACAGACCTGCCTGCAGTCGGGTCTCTCCATTGTCTATTATGAACTTCTCGATTTCGGGGGAGACGAAATATATTTCAAAGATGAACCCTCTCTTTATGGGAAAAAGTTTTCTGAAATTCTCCCACTTTACGAAGATTCAACGGTAATTGGTCTGTTTCCAAAAGACGGAAAACCTCTTTTAAACCCTCCCATGGACACCTTAATCCGAGAAGGAGACCAGATCGTCGCCATTTCAGAAGATGACGACACTGTCGTTCTTTCAGGAGTGGAAAAGCACGATGTCGTTGAAAGCGCTATTGTCGAGAAACACGATGAAGTCAAAAAATCTCAAAGAATACTTCTGATAGGGTGGAACTGGAGAGCTCCCATAATTATCAGGGAACTTGACAACTATCTCGCCCCGGGGTCCTTCATAGAAGTCGTGTACGACATTGAAAACAACGGAGTCGAAGACAGAATTTCCCAGCTAACCATGAAGAACACCACCTACAAGATCTCCAGAAACAAGACAACCGACAGAAAAGTTCTCGAAAGTCTCGACATTCCTTCTTTCAACCATGTCATACTTCTTTGTTACTCTGATCATCTCACGCCTCATGAAGCCGATTCACAGACTCTGATAACTCTTTTGCACATCAGAGAAATTTCTGAAAAGACGAAAAATTCTTTTTCTGTGGTCAGCGAAATGATAGATGTCAGAAACCGGAATCTCGCGGAAATAACCAAAGCGGACGATTTCATTATAAGCGACAACCTTATAAGCCTTCTGCTCTCTCAGATTTCCGAGAACAAGTACCTCAACGCGGTTTTTGAAGACCTCTTTGACCCTGAAGGTTCTGAAACTTACATTAAACCGGTTGAAAGATACGTAAAAACAGGCCTATCAATGGATTTTTACACCGTCGTAAAATCCGCTTCTCTCAAAAATGAAGTCGCGATAGGATACAGGCTCAAAAAACACTGGAACGACCCTGATAATGCTTACGGAATTGTAGTCAACCCGGACAAGTCTGACAGAATAACCTTTTCCGAAGGCGATAAGATAATCGTAATGGCGGAGGACTAAAACAATCATCAACTAGGAGGAAAGGTGAAAAAAATTATTATTACCTTGTTTCTGATTTCTCTCAACTCGTATGTGCTATCGGGTGAAATAAAAAACCCGCTCCCTGAGATTGTCGAGCTCCCGGAGATGACGGTCATTGGTTATCAGTCCATAATCAGTATGAACCATAATCTGATCACCGACCTCTGGATGAGATATCTCGCTAAGATGGGAGAAATACAGAACATGTCGGAAGTCAGGGCTACTCTAGGTGTATCCTATTGGGGCGAGCAAAAAGGCGATGATTACATATTCTTTCATCTCGTGGGAGCTCCGGTCTCCGATTTTTCTACAATCCCTCAGGGGATGACCTATTTGATAATCCCCACTCACAAATACGCTAAATTCACTCACGTTGGTCCTGTCTCGGATATAGGAAAAACCTACGAGTACATCTACGGGGAATGGCTCAACAGCGGCGATTACATGATGTCGGAAAAATGTTTCGAGATTGAATGGTACGACGAGAGATTCAACCCTGAAAGCCCTGAATCCGAGCTCGACATCTACATACCCATAGAATAAGTTTGTTGTTCGAGGGGCGATCCAAGGCTCGCCCCTTAATTTATTTCAAAACTCCTTTAAATAGCTGTTATCACATAACTAAATACTTTGGTATTTTTTATTTCCAGGTAGTAAAATGTATTATACCTATAAAAGGAGCCGTTATGAGGTTTCAACTATTTTTCTCCCCCTATT containing:
- a CDS encoding potassium transporter TrkA yields the protein MKDKDGVTFKEKFSYSFDNIMSKGPAALIGWLAILSVVIVLIFSVLVYLTRSAPEGAGFIKLVWMSLLRTLDPGTMGADEGSLLFLLSMFGVTLGGIFVISTLIGILTTGLESRLDSMRKGRSKIIEANHTVILGWSEQVFTIIKELVIANENQKNSCIAILADKDKVEMEDEIRIKTGSTGRTKIVCRTGNPADLADLELMRLKTSKSIIVLSPDCENPDSEVIKTILAITNNPRRREEPYHVTALLRNPENVEIAKMVGKDEVELVLSGELIARMMAQTCLQSGLSIVYYELLDFGGDEIYFKDEPSLYGKKFSEILPLYEDSTVIGLFPKDGKPLLNPPMDTLIREGDQIVAISEDDDTVVLSGVEKHDVVESAIVEKHDEVKKSQRILLIGWNWRAPIIIRELDNYLAPGSFIEVVYDIENNGVEDRISQLTMKNTTYKISRNKTTDRKVLESLDIPSFNHVILLCYSDHLTPHEADSQTLITLLHIREISEKTKNSFSVVSEMIDVRNRNLAEITKADDFIISDNLISLLLSQISENKYLNAVFEDLFDPEGSETYIKPVERYVKTGLSMDFYTVVKSASLKNEVAIGYRLKKHWNDPDNAYGIVVNPDKSDRITFSEGDKIIVMAED
- a CDS encoding GyrI-like domain-containing protein is translated as MKKIIITLFLISLNSYVLSGEIKNPLPEIVELPEMTVIGYQSIISMNHNLITDLWMRYLAKMGEIQNMSEVRATLGVSYWGEQKGDDYIFFHLVGAPVSDFSTIPQGMTYLIIPTHKYAKFTHVGPVSDIGKTYEYIYGEWLNSGDYMMSEKCFEIEWYDERFNPESPESELDIYIPIE